A region from the Cryptosporangium arvum DSM 44712 genome encodes:
- a CDS encoding alpha/beta hydrolase encodes MTTHTTDRSFVQPIGPPPPFDPELAPVVEVLSSLRAPDAYRPDNIVEMRAPVPGVESPTDESLTRGGAYDVRQRMVPGPDGEPDISLLICLPQHTAAPTAAIYYAHGGGMIVGDNRFGLVEMIDLAEPLGMAVVSVEYRLAPETPHPGPVADCYAGLVWMSAHAAELNIDPQRIVVAGASAGGGLAAGVTLMARDSNGPAVFAQLLQSPMLDDRNDTPSARQLQGLGIWDRSSNETGWNALLGDGVRGGPDVSPYAAPSRTADLSGLPPTFIDVGTAETFRDEDVDFASRIWLAGGRVELHVWPGGFHGFDVVAPQAAISQDAIAARASWLRRQMNT; translated from the coding sequence ATGACCACCCACACCACGGACCGATCTTTCGTCCAGCCGATCGGACCTCCGCCGCCCTTCGACCCCGAGCTCGCGCCCGTCGTAGAAGTGCTGAGCAGCCTGCGCGCGCCCGACGCGTACCGCCCCGACAACATCGTCGAAATGCGCGCGCCCGTCCCCGGCGTGGAATCCCCGACCGACGAGAGCCTCACGCGCGGCGGCGCCTACGACGTCCGGCAACGGATGGTGCCAGGGCCCGACGGGGAACCGGACATCTCCCTGCTGATCTGCTTGCCGCAGCACACGGCAGCCCCGACCGCGGCCATCTATTACGCCCACGGCGGCGGCATGATCGTCGGAGACAACCGCTTCGGTCTGGTCGAGATGATCGACCTTGCCGAACCGCTGGGCATGGCCGTGGTGTCGGTCGAGTACCGGCTCGCACCCGAGACACCTCATCCAGGTCCCGTCGCGGACTGCTACGCCGGCCTGGTGTGGATGTCGGCTCACGCCGCCGAGCTCAACATCGACCCTCAGCGCATCGTCGTCGCCGGTGCCAGCGCCGGCGGCGGCCTCGCTGCGGGGGTCACCCTGATGGCACGTGACTCCAACGGCCCGGCCGTTTTCGCTCAGCTACTCCAGTCCCCGATGCTCGACGACCGCAACGACACACCCTCCGCCCGGCAGCTGCAAGGCCTCGGCATCTGGGACCGCTCCTCGAACGAGACCGGATGGAACGCGCTGCTCGGCGACGGTGTGCGCGGAGGACCCGACGTGTCTCCGTACGCCGCGCCATCCCGCACCGCGGATCTTTCCGGACTTCCGCCCACCTTCATCGACGTCGGCACGGCCGAAACGTTCCGAGACGAGGACGTCGACTTCGCAAGCCGCATCTGGCTGGCCGGCGGCCGCGTCGAGCTGCACGTCTGGCCCGGCGGGTTTCACGGGTTCGACGTCGTGGCCCCCCAGGCGGCAATCTCCCAGGACGCCATCGCCGCCCGGGCGTCATGGCTGCGCCGCCAGATGAACACCTAG
- a CDS encoding polysaccharide deacetylase family protein, with protein sequence MKRRSRTTLLAAGAALALVSTLGVSAGPSYASLPSSGVVATSRPTPKPLLHPTSTPYRHTGRSAIALTFDDGPDPTWTPQVLALLRKYHVKATFCLIGVNVKAHPDLVRKIAADGHTLCNHTMRHDLHLKSKSRSAIDADLRATSRLITRASGGVRPTYFRAPGGNWAGVIVSVARKQGMASLGWTVDPRDWAKPPSSSIVARVRAGEAPGVIVLMHDGGGDRSRTVAACKVLLPELTAKYRLTRL encoded by the coding sequence ATGAAGCGACGTTCGAGGACCACACTGCTCGCCGCGGGCGCGGCCTTGGCGCTCGTCTCGACGCTCGGCGTGAGCGCCGGCCCGTCGTACGCGTCGTTACCCAGCAGTGGGGTGGTCGCGACGTCGCGGCCCACACCGAAGCCACTGCTGCACCCGACGTCGACGCCCTACCGTCACACCGGCCGGTCCGCGATTGCGCTCACCTTCGACGACGGGCCCGACCCGACCTGGACCCCCCAGGTGCTCGCCCTCCTACGCAAGTACCACGTCAAAGCGACGTTCTGCCTGATCGGCGTCAACGTGAAGGCGCACCCGGACCTCGTCCGGAAGATCGCGGCCGACGGGCACACGCTGTGCAACCACACGATGCGGCACGACCTGCACCTGAAGTCGAAGTCGCGATCCGCGATCGACGCCGACCTGCGGGCCACCAGCAGGCTCATCACCAGGGCGAGCGGCGGCGTGCGGCCCACCTACTTCCGCGCGCCCGGTGGCAACTGGGCCGGCGTGATCGTCTCGGTGGCCCGCAAGCAAGGCATGGCGTCGCTCGGATGGACCGTGGATCCACGCGACTGGGCGAAGCCGCCGTCCAGCTCGATCGTGGCGCGAGTGCGTGCCGGTGAGGCCCCCGGTGTGATCGTGCTCATGCACGACGGAGGCGGTGATCGGTCCCGAACCGTGGCCGCATGCAAGGTCCTGCTGCCCGAACTCACCGCCAAGTACCGCCTCACCCGACTCTGA
- a CDS encoding VOC family protein translates to MSVRVRHITIDCANPYELAQFWSALTGYGEHPENGNHPDDPEALLVAPDGGPDLLFVPVPEPKTVKNRFHLDLQPTSRTRDEEAQRVLALGATLVADHRRTDGTGWVTLADPEGNEFCIERSAAERSAAETG, encoded by the coding sequence ATGAGCGTCCGAGTTCGGCACATCACTATCGACTGTGCCAATCCCTACGAGCTGGCTCAGTTCTGGTCGGCTCTCACCGGTTACGGCGAGCACCCCGAGAACGGCAATCACCCGGACGACCCGGAGGCGCTTCTCGTCGCGCCCGACGGTGGCCCGGACCTGCTGTTCGTCCCGGTGCCCGAGCCCAAGACGGTGAAGAACCGGTTCCATCTGGATCTGCAGCCCACCAGCCGCACCCGCGACGAGGAGGCTCAGCGGGTTCTGGCGTTGGGTGCGACGCTCGTCGCCGATCACCGGCGCACCGACGGCACCGGCTGGGTCACGCTGGCTGATCCGGAGGGCAACGAGTTCTGCATCGAACGCAGCGCGGCCGAACGCAGCGCGGCTGAGACCGGCTGA
- a CDS encoding SRPBCC family protein: protein MERPTGQTKDVGWEIGVSRTIPHGSAEVWAFLTSPEGAALWVGPGVVLEPTKGAKYVAENGTSGEVRSFRPGDRVRLTWRPNTWSHDSIVQLVVRPAATGTSVRFHQEHLADADEREQQRNHWRDVLGTITAALAQH from the coding sequence ATGGAGAGACCCACAGGTCAGACGAAAGACGTCGGATGGGAGATCGGAGTCTCCCGCACGATCCCGCACGGCTCGGCGGAGGTGTGGGCCTTCCTCACCTCGCCCGAGGGCGCCGCTCTATGGGTCGGCCCCGGCGTGGTCCTCGAACCCACCAAAGGCGCGAAATACGTCGCGGAGAACGGCACCAGCGGCGAGGTGCGCAGCTTCCGCCCCGGTGACCGGGTCCGCCTCACCTGGCGGCCGAACACCTGGTCGCACGACAGCATCGTCCAGCTCGTCGTACGCCCGGCGGCCACCGGCACGTCCGTGCGTTTCCACCAGGAGCACCTGGCCGACGCCGACGAACGCGAGCAGCAACGCAACCACTGGCGCGACGTCCTCGGCACGATCACCGCCGCGCTCGCCCAGCACTGA
- a CDS encoding LLM class flavin-dependent oxidoreductase, which yields MSLTFHWFLPTMGDSRNLVAGGHGVDLGRAAGDRPASLGYLTQITRAAEQLGFVGALTPTGAWCDDAWLTTAMLAGASERLKFLVAFRPALLSPTLAAQMATTYQRHSGNRLLLNVVTGGESKEQRLYGDFLDKDARYERTDEFLEVVTRLWRGETLSLDGRHLQVEDARLNRLPDPVPDVYFGGSSPAAGLVAAKYADTYLTWGEKPEQVAEKINWVKGLAAARNRTLRYGIRLHVISRDTSEDAWAEAARLLRGLDPETIQRVQQGLARSESEGQRRMAELHDRGRAGTALRDLEIAPNLWAGVGLVRGGAGTALVGSHTEVADRIVELHELGIDEFVLSGYPHLEEAYWFAEGVLPLLRRRGLWEHPDAASLDTTQVDVPFAGTAGRALAPAPH from the coding sequence ATGAGCCTGACCTTCCACTGGTTCCTCCCGACCATGGGCGACAGCCGCAACCTCGTCGCCGGTGGTCACGGTGTCGACCTCGGGCGCGCGGCCGGGGACAGGCCGGCGTCGCTGGGCTATCTCACGCAGATCACCCGCGCCGCCGAGCAGCTCGGGTTCGTGGGTGCGCTGACGCCCACCGGCGCCTGGTGCGACGACGCCTGGCTCACCACGGCGATGCTGGCGGGGGCGTCCGAGCGGCTGAAGTTCCTGGTCGCCTTCCGGCCGGCTCTGCTCTCCCCCACCCTCGCCGCGCAGATGGCGACGACGTACCAGCGGCACTCCGGCAACCGCCTCCTGCTCAACGTCGTCACCGGCGGGGAGAGCAAGGAGCAGCGGCTCTACGGCGACTTCCTCGACAAGGACGCACGCTACGAGCGCACCGACGAGTTCCTCGAGGTCGTCACGCGGCTCTGGCGGGGCGAGACGCTGAGCCTGGACGGGCGGCACCTCCAAGTCGAGGACGCCCGGCTCAACCGGCTCCCCGACCCGGTACCCGACGTGTACTTCGGTGGCTCGTCACCGGCGGCCGGCCTGGTCGCCGCCAAATACGCCGACACCTACCTGACCTGGGGCGAGAAGCCCGAACAGGTCGCGGAGAAGATCAACTGGGTCAAGGGCCTGGCCGCGGCCCGCAACCGGACCCTGCGGTACGGCATCCGGCTCCACGTCATCAGCCGCGACACCTCCGAAGACGCCTGGGCGGAGGCCGCCCGGCTGCTCCGGGGCCTCGATCCGGAGACGATCCAGCGCGTCCAGCAGGGGCTGGCCCGGAGCGAGTCCGAAGGCCAGCGTCGGATGGCCGAGTTGCACGACCGCGGTCGCGCCGGCACGGCCCTGCGTGACCTGGAGATCGCGCCGAACCTGTGGGCGGGGGTCGGCCTGGTCCGGGGCGGGGCGGGCACCGCGCTCGTCGGTAGCCACACCGAGGTCGCCGACCGGATCGTCGAGCTCCACGAGCTCGGCATCGACGAGTTCGTGCTGTCGGGCTACCCGCACCTGGAGGAGGCGTACTGGTTCGCCGAGGGCGTGCTGCCGCTACTCCGCCGTCGGGGCCTCTGGGAGCATCCCGACGCCGCCTCGCTCGACACCACCCAGGTGGACGTGCCGTTCGCCGGCACCGCCGGTCGCGCACTGGCACCGGCACCTCACTGA
- a CDS encoding response regulator, with protein sequence MSTTPLEVLVVDDDAGDVLMIEEALSANDVPSNLHVVSDGVEAVAFLRKEPPHADAPRPQLILLDLNMPRMDGREVLAEVKGDENLRSIPVVVLTTSALDEDVIRSYELRANAFVTKPVDLDQFTSIVQQIETFYGRTVRLPR encoded by the coding sequence ATGTCCACCACTCCACTCGAGGTCCTGGTCGTCGACGACGACGCGGGCGACGTCCTGATGATCGAGGAGGCGCTGAGCGCCAACGACGTCCCCAGCAACCTGCACGTGGTGTCCGACGGCGTCGAAGCCGTGGCGTTCCTCCGGAAAGAGCCGCCGCACGCCGACGCCCCGCGCCCCCAGCTGATCCTGCTCGACCTGAACATGCCCCGCATGGACGGGCGGGAGGTGCTCGCCGAGGTCAAGGGCGACGAGAACCTGCGTTCGATCCCGGTTGTGGTGCTCACGACGTCGGCGCTCGACGAAGACGTGATCCGCAGCTACGAGCTGCGCGCCAACGCGTTCGTCACCAAGCCGGTGGATCTGGACCAGTTCACGTCGATCGTGCAGCAGATCGAGACGTTCTACGGTCGGACGGTTCGTCTCCCGCGGTAA
- a CDS encoding TetR/AcrR family transcriptional regulator, with translation MVGRRAQVLDAAVRVLGGQGTRALTHRAVDSEGALPAGTTSNYFRTREALLAGILGYLFERETAAFVALAGQPRPVSVDELAGRFGAMLRQLAGPARLLTLARHAIFLEAAHHESLRVPLLEWSERLWTWSADWLAAVGSPQPVLHARQLLAFGDGLLIDRLARGGDDEFAPEEALAALLESWVKSVEGPVDN, from the coding sequence GTGGTCGGACGTCGTGCACAGGTGCTGGATGCGGCCGTGCGGGTCCTCGGCGGTCAGGGCACCCGGGCGTTGACCCATCGCGCCGTGGACTCGGAGGGCGCCCTGCCGGCCGGGACGACCTCCAACTACTTCCGCACCCGGGAGGCGTTGCTCGCCGGGATCCTGGGCTACTTGTTCGAACGCGAAACCGCGGCGTTCGTAGCCTTGGCCGGGCAGCCGCGGCCGGTGTCGGTCGACGAGTTGGCCGGCCGGTTCGGCGCGATGCTGCGTCAGCTGGCTGGGCCGGCACGACTGCTGACGCTGGCGCGGCACGCGATCTTCCTGGAGGCCGCGCACCACGAGTCGCTGCGGGTGCCGCTCCTGGAGTGGAGCGAACGGCTGTGGACATGGTCCGCGGACTGGCTGGCGGCGGTCGGCTCGCCGCAGCCGGTTCTCCACGCCCGGCAGCTGCTCGCGTTCGGCGACGGGCTGCTCATCGACCGGCTGGCCCGGGGTGGGGACGACGAGTTCGCCCCCGAGGAGGCGCTCGCCGCGCTGCTGGAGTCCTGGGTCAAATCTGTGGAAGGACCTGTGGATAACTAA
- a CDS encoding FAD-dependent monooxygenase produces MGTAAVVGAGIGGLAAAIALRREGWDVTVFERWPHVVDLGTAIGLWPDAQRALDRLNIGDRIREVGVPYRSGTVRSKSGRTIAALPLRRIEKSGGAPVLMVPRTTLIRTLADAIPADIIHTGIAVTAPAAPRPGDGPAAPRPEHDPDALRRDYDLVVGADGYRSAVRAAYFPGVHTRYLGLITARAVVDGEFGPAGEIWARGALVGVTPVERGRTNLYVALRAPEGTRPTIADLRERFAGYPDPIPAVLTAATDDDLLCHDLQDLAPRPRTYVHGNVALIGDAAHAMAPSLGQGACQALIDADCLAAHGPERYDRMRRASTQRLARASYLLSRVQT; encoded by the coding sequence ATGGGTACTGCAGCTGTAGTAGGCGCCGGGATCGGCGGGCTCGCCGCCGCGATCGCTCTCCGCCGGGAGGGCTGGGACGTCACCGTGTTCGAGCGCTGGCCACACGTGGTCGACCTGGGCACGGCGATCGGGCTGTGGCCGGACGCCCAGCGAGCACTCGACCGGCTGAACATCGGCGACCGGATCCGAGAGGTCGGTGTCCCCTACCGAAGCGGCACGGTTCGCAGCAAGTCCGGCCGGACGATCGCCGCCCTGCCGCTCCGCCGGATCGAAAAGAGCGGTGGCGCACCGGTGCTGATGGTCCCGCGCACGACCCTGATCAGAACCCTGGCCGACGCCATCCCCGCCGACATCATCCACACCGGCATCGCCGTGACCGCCCCAGCCGCTCCGCGCCCGGGAGACGGCCCGGCCGCTCCGCGCCCGGAACACGACCCCGACGCCCTGCGCCGGGACTACGACCTGGTCGTCGGCGCCGACGGATATCGCAGCGCGGTGCGAGCCGCCTACTTCCCCGGCGTCCACACCCGCTACCTCGGCCTGATCACCGCCCGCGCGGTCGTCGACGGCGAGTTCGGACCGGCCGGAGAGATCTGGGCCCGCGGTGCGCTTGTCGGGGTCACGCCGGTCGAGCGCGGCCGGACGAACCTCTACGTCGCCCTCCGCGCCCCCGAAGGCACCCGGCCGACGATCGCCGACCTGCGCGAACGCTTCGCCGGCTACCCGGACCCGATCCCCGCCGTGCTCACCGCGGCGACCGACGACGACCTGCTGTGCCACGACCTCCAGGACCTCGCGCCCAGGCCGCGCACCTACGTCCACGGGAACGTCGCGCTGATCGGGGACGCCGCCCACGCGATGGCACCGTCACTGGGCCAGGGAGCATGCCAGGCGTTGATCGACGCCGACTGCCTGGCCGCACACGGCCCGGAGCGCTACGACCGGATGCGCCGGGCGTCCACCCAGCGGCTGGCCCGGGCGTCCTACCTGCTCAGCCGGGTGCAGACCTAG
- a CDS encoding exonuclease domain-containing protein, which yields MDVTTEAGAPTWVVIDAETTGLSPKEHRVVELAVVVLDERGNSMGEAATLVNPGVDIGPADGHGIRNEDVLDAPRFDELAGWLVEWLKGKVLVGHNLLFTSAFLDEEFRRAGIEMPHVPAICTMTNAPRYLPSLPGRTLEQCCAAAGVPLEGPRSALTNARAAGGLFGTFLAQRPTLPSPWVQYIERARRMSWPRIPMQDFQMAPRAEEEWEAPDPEQTAIVSPEMARMAAAYAGLSGASDADVKAPNPEVDSEFVAEVVEEAPRSPEESGPVSAYLGALDNAVSDRVLSFTEAIHLKDLAGALAIFEAEQNDAHRQYVRTLAATAWADKQVTDEERDDLVAVGKLLDLTHTEVDALIEDTKPDAVGGSAPAAGSSSAASSEYEAGWYPDPYGQPGLRWYDGENWTHHTHAS from the coding sequence ATGGACGTGACGACTGAAGCCGGGGCCCCGACGTGGGTCGTCATCGACGCCGAGACCACCGGGTTGAGCCCCAAGGAACACCGTGTCGTCGAGCTGGCCGTCGTGGTGCTCGACGAGCGCGGCAACTCGATGGGTGAAGCCGCCACGCTCGTCAACCCGGGTGTGGACATCGGCCCGGCGGACGGCCACGGCATCCGCAACGAGGACGTCCTCGACGCTCCTCGCTTCGACGAGCTCGCCGGCTGGCTGGTCGAGTGGCTGAAAGGCAAAGTGCTCGTCGGGCACAACCTGCTGTTCACCTCGGCCTTCCTCGACGAGGAGTTCCGGCGCGCCGGGATCGAGATGCCGCACGTACCGGCGATCTGCACGATGACGAACGCGCCCCGTTACCTGCCCTCGCTGCCGGGTCGCACGCTCGAGCAGTGCTGCGCGGCCGCCGGCGTCCCGCTCGAGGGACCGCGCTCGGCGTTGACGAACGCGCGCGCCGCGGGCGGCCTGTTCGGGACGTTCCTCGCTCAGCGTCCGACGCTGCCCTCGCCCTGGGTGCAGTACATCGAGCGGGCGCGCCGGATGTCCTGGCCGCGCATCCCGATGCAGGACTTCCAGATGGCGCCGCGCGCCGAGGAGGAGTGGGAGGCTCCCGACCCGGAGCAGACCGCGATCGTCAGCCCCGAGATGGCGCGGATGGCGGCGGCGTACGCGGGCCTGTCGGGCGCGTCCGACGCCGACGTGAAGGCTCCCAACCCCGAGGTCGACAGCGAGTTCGTCGCCGAGGTGGTGGAGGAGGCGCCGCGGTCGCCGGAGGAGTCCGGGCCGGTCAGCGCGTACCTGGGCGCGTTGGACAACGCGGTGTCCGATCGGGTGCTCTCGTTCACCGAGGCGATCCACCTCAAGGACCTGGCCGGTGCGCTGGCGATCTTCGAGGCCGAGCAGAACGACGCCCACCGCCAGTACGTACGCACGCTCGCCGCGACCGCGTGGGCCGACAAGCAGGTCACCGACGAGGAGCGCGACGACCTGGTTGCGGTCGGCAAGCTGCTCGACCTGACCCACACCGAGGTGGACGCGCTCATCGAGGACACGAAGCCCGACGCCGTGGGCGGCTCCGCCCCGGCCGCGGGCTCCTCGTCGGCCGCGTCGTCGGAGTACGAGGCCGGCTGGTACCCCGATCCGTACGGGCAGCCGGGGCTGCGCTGGTACGACGGGGAGAACTGGACGCACCACACCCACGCGTCCTAG